Proteins from a genomic interval of Ferrovibrio terrae:
- the hslV gene encoding ATP-dependent protease subunit HslV, with protein MKVRFDAEDFPIMTTIIAVRKGNQIVLAGDGQVSLGQTVIKSNARKVRRLGDGSVVAGFAGATADAFTLFERLEAKLERYPNQLARACVELAKDWRTDRYLRRLEAMMAVADKAVSLVLTGTGDVLEPEDGLIGIGSGGNYALAAARALIDRDDMDAEAIARKSLKIAADICVYTNGNIIVEKLS; from the coding sequence ATGAAGGTCCGTTTCGATGCCGAGGATTTCCCGATCATGACGACAATTATTGCTGTCCGTAAGGGCAACCAGATCGTTCTCGCCGGTGACGGGCAGGTCAGCCTGGGCCAGACGGTGATCAAGTCGAATGCGCGCAAGGTGCGCCGTCTCGGCGACGGATCGGTGGTGGCCGGTTTCGCCGGAGCAACCGCCGATGCCTTCACGCTGTTCGAGCGACTGGAAGCCAAGCTGGAACGCTATCCCAACCAGCTGGCGCGCGCCTGCGTGGAGCTTGCCAAGGACTGGCGCACCGATCGCTATCTGCGTCGCCTGGAAGCGATGATGGCGGTGGCTGACAAAGCCGTGTCGCTGGTGCTGACCGGGACCGGCGATGTGCTGGAGCCCGAGGACGGCCTGATCGGCATCGGCTCGGGCGGCAATTACGCACTCGCCGCCGCGCGCGCGCTGATCGACCGCGACGACATGGATGCCGAGGCGATCGCGCGCAAGAGCCTGAAGATCGCCGCCGATATCTGCGTCTACACCAATGGCAACATCATCGTAGAAAAGCTGTCATGA
- a CDS encoding methyl-accepting chemotaxis protein: MAVSEAATDLIPQPATESRKPPLAAWFGRLGIRARIAIGFGIALGLLVIVSAASVYGVQAGRSAFGTYDRITGNNQRLQQFERDMLDLRRNLLLYIERDDPRGLLATRRLEPQMTETLDTLVAGVRDPQRKAMLAEAAPQLKSAFAKLAQAITARNTLKSVTGSQLDVYGPRARDSLVQLVKAANKKQDFVSASEAGLVLDGFSEIRIAATRFVGKGDMAMANEARGKVGTFVDMIEDLKAVLDDEALQKLAAEAEGFAKQYEAGILAAAAAAGDINRLVYQEIEQEIAQIVEKIDQVKTSQGATLARERDGAISVLETTFATVLAVSLVALAIGIIFAWLIGRNIANPIVALTQAMSVLARGDFSAIVPGLQRGDEIGRMANAVAVFKQNGAENEQLRQAVDLERRSAEQTRGEQDALLDRAVGEIVAAAAAGDLQHRIDTAPLDGVAVRLGDGINRLLDAISGAIADVGGVLSGLASGDLTRRVDGDYHGVFAKLQGDVNMAGETLADAMRQIAQSANTVRDASAEISTGSQDLAQRTESQAAALEQTAASMHEVTATVKQNADNAQAANQLAVAARDTAEKGGSVVADAVTAVTQIEDSARKISDIVGLIDEIAFQTNLLALNASVEAARAGEAGKGFAVVAQEVRALAQRSANASREIKGLIQASNTQVKTGAALVNQTGAALAEIVTSVKKVSDIVAEIAAASSEQARGLEEVNGAVVNMDEMTQRNGALVEQTNASAQAMANQAGELAAQVARFRIG, from the coding sequence ATGGCCGTTTCCGAAGCCGCCACCGATCTCATCCCCCAACCCGCAACGGAATCCCGCAAGCCGCCGCTGGCCGCCTGGTTCGGCCGCCTCGGCATCCGTGCCCGCATCGCCATCGGCTTCGGCATTGCCCTCGGCCTGCTGGTGATCGTCTCGGCCGCGTCGGTCTATGGCGTGCAGGCCGGCCGCAGCGCTTTCGGCACTTATGATCGCATCACCGGCAACAACCAGCGTCTGCAGCAGTTCGAGCGCGACATGCTGGATCTGCGCCGCAATCTGCTGCTGTACATCGAGCGCGACGATCCGCGCGGCCTGCTCGCCACACGCCGGCTCGAACCGCAGATGACCGAAACGCTCGACACTCTGGTTGCCGGCGTGCGTGATCCGCAGCGCAAGGCGATGCTGGCCGAGGCTGCACCGCAGTTGAAGAGCGCCTTCGCCAAGCTGGCGCAGGCGATCACGGCGCGCAACACGCTGAAATCCGTCACCGGCAGCCAGCTCGATGTTTATGGCCCGCGGGCGCGCGACAGCCTGGTGCAACTGGTGAAGGCCGCCAACAAGAAACAGGATTTCGTTTCCGCCAGCGAAGCCGGCCTGGTGCTCGACGGCTTTTCCGAAATCCGCATTGCCGCCACGCGCTTTGTTGGCAAGGGCGACATGGCGATGGCCAACGAGGCGCGTGGCAAGGTCGGCACCTTCGTCGACATGATCGAAGATCTGAAGGCCGTGCTGGATGATGAAGCGCTGCAGAAACTCGCCGCCGAGGCCGAAGGCTTCGCCAAGCAGTACGAAGCCGGAATCCTGGCTGCCGCTGCGGCTGCAGGCGACATCAATCGACTGGTCTATCAGGAGATCGAACAGGAGATCGCCCAGATCGTCGAGAAGATCGATCAGGTGAAGACCAGCCAGGGTGCCACGCTTGCGCGCGAACGCGACGGCGCCATCAGCGTCTTGGAAACGACATTTGCCACCGTGCTGGCCGTGTCGCTGGTGGCACTGGCGATCGGCATCATCTTTGCCTGGCTGATCGGCCGCAACATCGCCAATCCCATCGTGGCGCTGACACAGGCGATGTCGGTGCTGGCGCGTGGCGATTTCAGCGCCATCGTGCCGGGTCTGCAGCGCGGCGACGAAATCGGCCGCATGGCCAATGCCGTTGCGGTGTTCAAGCAGAACGGTGCCGAGAACGAGCAGCTGCGCCAGGCCGTGGACCTGGAACGGCGCAGCGCCGAACAGACGCGTGGTGAACAGGATGCGCTGCTCGATCGTGCGGTCGGCGAGATTGTGGCGGCGGCTGCCGCCGGCGACCTGCAGCACCGCATCGACACCGCGCCGCTCGATGGTGTCGCCGTCCGTCTGGGCGATGGCATCAATCGCCTGCTCGATGCGATCAGCGGTGCCATCGCCGATGTCGGCGGCGTGCTGTCAGGCCTTGCGTCTGGCGATCTCACGCGGCGCGTCGATGGCGACTATCACGGTGTCTTCGCCAAGCTGCAGGGCGATGTGAACATGGCGGGCGAGACGCTGGCCGATGCGATGCGCCAGATCGCGCAGAGTGCCAATACCGTCCGGGACGCTTCGGCGGAGATTTCGACCGGCAGCCAGGATCTGGCGCAGCGCACGGAGAGCCAGGCCGCGGCACTTGAGCAGACGGCGGCCTCGATGCACGAGGTGACGGCCACCGTGAAGCAGAATGCCGACAACGCGCAGGCGGCCAACCAGCTGGCGGTGGCGGCCCGCGACACCGCCGAGAAGGGCGGCAGCGTGGTGGCCGACGCGGTCACGGCGGTGACCCAGATCGAGGACAGCGCGCGCAAGATCAGTGACATCGTCGGACTGATCGACGAGATCGCCTTCCAGACCAACCTTCTCGCCCTCAACGCAAGCGTTGAGGCAGCGAGGGCAGGCGAGGCCGGCAAGGGCTTTGCCGTGGTGGCGCAGGAAGTGCGCGCGCTGGCGCAGCGTTCGGCCAATGCCAGCCGGGAGATCAAGGGCCTGATCCAGGCCTCCAACACGCAGGTGAAGACGGGTGCGGCCCTGGTGAACCAGACCGGCGCGGCGCTGGCCGAGATCGTGACTTCGGTGAAGAAGGTGTCGGATATCGTGGCCGAGATCGCCGCTGCCAGCAGCGAACAGGCGCGTGGTCTGGAAGAGGTCAACGGCGCGGTGGTGAACATGGACGAGATGACGCAGCGCAACGGGGCGCTGGTCGAACAGACCAACGCCTCCGCCCAGGCCATGGCAAACCAGGCCGGCGAGCTGGCGGCGCAGGTGGCGCGCTTCAGGATCGGCTGA
- the hisF gene encoding imidazole glycerol phosphate synthase subunit HisF gives MTLKVRIIPCLDVKDGRVVKGVNFVNLRDAGDPVEQATVYDAAGADELTFLDITASSEARDTLFDVVARTAERCFMPLTVGGGVRTVEDVRKLLLAGADKTSINTAAVNRPEFVREAAEKFGAQCVVVAIDAKQVSSGKWEVFTHGGRNGTGLDAVEWAQRMASYGAGEILLTSMDRDGSEKGFDLDLTRAVADAISIPVVASGGVGNLDHFVEGVAKGHASAVLAASIFHFGRHSIGEAKQHMAAAGIPVRL, from the coding sequence ATGACTCTCAAGGTCCGCATCATTCCCTGTCTCGACGTGAAGGACGGCCGCGTCGTCAAGGGCGTGAACTTCGTCAACCTGCGCGATGCCGGCGATCCGGTCGAGCAGGCCACGGTCTATGATGCTGCGGGTGCTGACGAACTCACCTTCCTCGACATCACGGCCTCGTCGGAGGCGCGCGACACGCTGTTCGATGTGGTGGCGCGCACCGCCGAGCGTTGCTTCATGCCGCTCACCGTTGGTGGCGGCGTGCGTACGGTGGAGGATGTGCGCAAGCTGCTGCTGGCCGGCGCCGACAAGACCTCGATCAACACGGCTGCCGTTAACCGCCCCGAATTCGTACGCGAGGCAGCCGAGAAATTCGGTGCCCAGTGCGTGGTGGTGGCCATCGATGCCAAGCAGGTGTCGTCCGGCAAATGGGAAGTCTTCACCCATGGCGGCCGCAACGGCACCGGGCTGGATGCGGTGGAATGGGCGCAGCGTATGGCGTCCTATGGTGCCGGCGAGATCCTGCTCACCTCGATGGACCGCGACGGCTCCGAGAAGGGTTTCGACCTCGACCTGACCCGTGCCGTGGCGGATGCGATTTCCATTCCGGTGGTCGCCTCGGGCGGCGTCGGCAATCTGGATCACTTCGTTGAGGGTGTCGCTAAAGGCCATGCCTCGGCCGTGCTGGCAGCCTCGATTTTCCACTTCGGCCGGCATAGCATCGGCGAAGCGAAACAGCACATGGCCGCCGCCGGCATTCCGGTCCGGCTGTAA
- a CDS encoding TonB-dependent receptor, whose amino-acid sequence MSSVFRRSLLLGTILLPFPSFAQEAAQLSPVVVTAPLPQTSQADLVEGSSVLTGEELDRRRAATLGETLQGLPGVSSSAFGPGAGRPIIRGQGGPRVRVMQNGLDTFDAATVSPDHAVAAPMGGVQRVEVLRGPSTLLYGSSAIGGVVNVIDGRIPDSVPKNGVSGPGIEGRARLDYGSAAQEKSGFAGIDAAVTDKFVVHGEAGALTADDYRAGGGRRIDNSAMRSQNGAIGASYLGDSGYAGASLSRLSSYYGIPGDEAVHIDLQQTRLDTRFGLYDPLPVLEEVKLKVGYANYLHDEIEPDGQPATRFDNDSWEARLEAIHTPLFGGNDGVIGVQTGRRDFSARGEEAYLPANVTDSNALFLLERFDTGSWLFALGGRIEHVEIDNLSDTNDRDYTPASLSASATWRFTPGWQAGAAVSYTERAPTAEELYANGAHLATRSFEIGNVNLGKEAAWHSEVSLRKVQGDLTGGINVFATRYKDYIYGAFTGNQQDDLNELQISQTDADFRGVEVDAAWNFWRDPTKKRRMGIDGGVDFVRAEDRSNSANLPLIPPLGYRLGFVAEQEDIGFRLELAGVARQDRAGANETTTDGYRVINAAVTWRPFSENRNVALLLQGRNLTDEEGRLHTSMLKEQAPIRGREVRLGGSVTF is encoded by the coding sequence ATGTCATCCGTTTTCCGTCGCAGCCTGCTGCTCGGCACCATCCTGCTGCCGTTTCCGTCCTTTGCCCAGGAGGCGGCGCAACTGTCCCCCGTCGTCGTCACCGCGCCGCTGCCGCAGACCAGCCAGGCCGATCTGGTCGAGGGCAGCAGCGTGCTGACAGGTGAAGAGCTCGACCGCCGCCGCGCGGCGACGCTCGGCGAAACCCTGCAGGGTCTGCCCGGTGTGTCGTCGTCGGCCTTCGGTCCGGGCGCCGGCCGGCCGATCATCCGCGGCCAGGGCGGACCGCGCGTGCGCGTGATGCAGAACGGCCTCGACACCTTCGATGCCGCCACCGTCAGTCCCGATCACGCGGTGGCAGCACCTATGGGCGGTGTGCAGCGCGTCGAGGTGCTGCGCGGGCCGTCCACCCTGCTCTATGGTTCGTCGGCGATTGGCGGCGTGGTCAATGTGATCGACGGCCGCATCCCGGACTCCGTGCCGAAGAACGGCGTCAGCGGCCCAGGAATCGAAGGACGGGCGCGTCTCGACTATGGTTCGGCGGCGCAGGAGAAAAGCGGCTTCGCCGGCATCGACGCCGCAGTGACGGACAAGTTCGTGGTGCATGGCGAGGCCGGTGCGCTCACGGCCGATGACTACAGAGCCGGTGGTGGCCGCAGGATCGACAACTCGGCGATGCGCAGCCAGAACGGCGCGATCGGCGCGTCTTACCTGGGCGACAGCGGCTATGCCGGCGCCAGCCTCAGCCGTCTCAGCAGCTATTATGGCATCCCCGGCGACGAGGCCGTGCATATCGACCTGCAGCAGACCCGCCTCGATACGCGCTTCGGCCTCTACGATCCGCTGCCGGTCCTGGAGGAAGTGAAGCTGAAAGTCGGCTATGCGAACTACCTGCATGACGAGATCGAGCCTGATGGCCAGCCGGCGACGCGCTTCGACAACGACAGCTGGGAGGCGCGGCTTGAGGCGATCCACACGCCGCTGTTCGGCGGCAATGACGGCGTGATCGGCGTGCAGACCGGCCGGCGCGATTTCTCGGCGCGCGGCGAAGAGGCCTATCTGCCGGCCAACGTGACCGACAGCAACGCGCTGTTCCTGCTCGAACGTTTTGATACCGGGTCGTGGCTGTTCGCGCTCGGTGGCCGCATCGAGCATGTCGAGATCGACAATCTGAGCGACACCAACGACCGTGACTACACGCCGGCCAGTCTCTCGGCCAGCGCCACCTGGCGCTTCACACCCGGCTGGCAGGCGGGCGCGGCCGTGTCCTACACCGAACGCGCACCGACGGCGGAGGAGCTCTATGCCAACGGCGCGCATCTGGCGACGCGCAGCTTTGAAATCGGCAATGTCAATCTTGGCAAGGAAGCCGCCTGGCATTCGGAAGTTTCGCTGCGCAAGGTGCAGGGCGATCTCACCGGCGGCATCAATGTGTTCGCCACGCGCTACAAGGACTACATCTATGGCGCCTTCACCGGCAACCAGCAGGACGATCTGAACGAGCTGCAGATCAGCCAGACCGATGCCGACTTCCGCGGTGTCGAAGTGGATGCAGCCTGGAACTTCTGGCGCGATCCGACGAAGAAACGCCGTATGGGCATCGATGGCGGCGTGGATTTTGTCCGCGCCGAAGACCGCAGCAACAGCGCCAATCTGCCGCTGATTCCGCCGCTCGGCTATCGGCTGGGTTTTGTCGCCGAACAGGAAGATATCGGTTTCCGACTCGAGCTGGCCGGCGTCGCGCGGCAGGACCGCGCGGGGGCCAATGAAACCACCACCGACGGCTATCGCGTGATCAACGCAGCCGTCACCTGGCGGCCGTTTTCGGAAAACCGCAACGTGGCGCTGCTGCTGCAGGGCCGCAACCTGACCGACGAAGAGGGCCGGTTGCACACATCGATGCTGAAGGAGCAGGCGCCGATCCGCGGCCGTGAAGTGCGGCTCGGTGGCAGCGTGACATTCTGA
- a CDS encoding helix-turn-helix domain-containing protein yields MRKPNPYDAHVGARLRACRTLAGFSQERLGTSVQLSFQQIQKYEKGLNRIGASRLQQFAQILNVPPSYFFEDMPGIEQQPTARPEHAVVSEIEQDKSPVSRRQALELVRNFGKITDSMVRDRIFQLIKAAAASYSGKPEGEEGGETPAVAATPATEA; encoded by the coding sequence ATGCGTAAACCGAACCCTTATGACGCCCATGTCGGGGCCCGGCTGCGCGCTTGCCGTACCCTTGCCGGTTTCAGTCAGGAACGCCTGGGTACGTCGGTCCAGCTGAGCTTCCAGCAGATTCAGAAATACGAGAAGGGCCTGAACCGCATCGGCGCCAGCCGCCTGCAGCAGTTCGCCCAGATCCTGAATGTGCCGCCGTCCTACTTCTTCGAGGACATGCCCGGCATCGAGCAGCAGCCCACCGCGCGGCCCGAACATGCCGTCGTCTCGGAAATCGAGCAGGACAAGAGCCCGGTATCGCGCCGCCAGGCGCTCGAACTGGTGCGTAATTTCGGCAAGATCACGGACTCGATGGTGCGCGACCGCATCTTCCAGCTGATCAAGGCCGCTGCCGCGTCTTACAGCGGCAAGCCCGAAGGTGAGGAAGGCGGCGAAACTCCCGCTGTCGCGGCCACACCGGCGACCGAAGCGTAA
- a CDS encoding histidine triad nucleotide-binding protein has translation MAAAYDSNNIFAKILRGEIPCKKVHETAHSLAFHDINPLSPVHVLVIPKGPYVGFDDFSAKASNDEIADYVKAIGDAARKVGVDADGYRLLSNCGANANQEVPHLHVHIFGGRVLGRMLKTDRE, from the coding sequence ATGGCTGCCGCCTACGACAGCAACAACATCTTTGCGAAAATCCTGCGCGGCGAGATTCCGTGCAAGAAGGTGCACGAGACCGCGCACAGCCTGGCTTTCCACGACATCAACCCGCTGTCGCCCGTTCATGTGCTGGTGATCCCGAAGGGGCCTTACGTGGGCTTCGACGATTTCTCGGCCAAGGCCAGCAATGACGAGATCGCCGATTACGTGAAGGCGATCGGCGATGCGGCACGCAAAGTCGGCGTCGATGCCGATGGCTACCGGCTGCTCAGCAACTGCGGCGCCAATGCCAACCAGGAAGTGCCGCACCTGCATGTCCATATCTTCGGCGGCCGCGTGCTGGGCCGCATGCTGAAGACGGACCGCGAGTAG
- the hisA gene encoding 1-(5-phosphoribosyl)-5-[(5-phosphoribosylamino)methylideneamino]imidazole-4-carboxamide isomerase — MSALNLYPAIDLKNGECVRLQQGDMARVTVFNSDPAAQAKAWEDAGFKYLHLVDLDGAFAGKPANVAAVKAIRQAIRLPIQLGGGIRDEATIESWLNAGISRVILGTIAVRNPDLVRAAAKRWPGRVVVGIDARSGRVAVEGWAEASDLDAIDLAKKFVDAGVAAIVYTDIDRDGLLKGVNVAATAAMARAVPIPVIASGGLAGIEDLVALKHEAANGAAIDGAILGRALYDGRIDPAAALREAA, encoded by the coding sequence ATGAGCGCGCTCAATCTCTATCCCGCCATCGACCTGAAGAACGGCGAATGCGTGCGCCTGCAGCAGGGCGACATGGCGCGCGTCACCGTCTTCAATTCCGATCCGGCGGCGCAGGCGAAAGCCTGGGAAGATGCCGGGTTCAAATATCTGCATCTTGTCGATCTTGACGGTGCCTTCGCCGGCAAGCCGGCCAACGTCGCGGCCGTCAAGGCGATCCGCCAGGCGATCCGGCTGCCGATCCAGCTTGGCGGCGGCATCCGCGATGAAGCCACCATCGAAAGCTGGCTCAACGCCGGCATTTCGCGTGTCATCCTCGGCACCATTGCCGTGCGCAATCCCGATCTGGTCAGGGCGGCGGCGAAACGCTGGCCCGGCCGTGTCGTGGTCGGTATCGATGCGCGCTCGGGCCGCGTGGCGGTCGAAGGCTGGGCCGAAGCCAGCGACCTCGATGCCATCGATCTCGCGAAAAAATTCGTCGATGCCGGCGTCGCCGCCATCGTTTACACCGACATCGACCGCGACGGTCTGCTCAAGGGCGTGAATGTCGCCGCCACGGCCGCGATGGCGCGCGCCGTGCCGATCCCGGTGATCGCGTCCGGTGGTCTGGCCGGCATCGAGGATCTCGTCGCGCTGAAGCACGAAGCCGCCAACGGCGCCGCCATTGATGGCGCGATCCTCGGACGCGCGCTGTATGACGGCCGCATCGATCCCGCCGCAGCGCTCAGGGAAGCAGCATGA
- a CDS encoding DUF2628 domain-containing protein, translated as MRFYTIHERPAQTAGGDAEVLAIASGFRWWAAIAPIVWLLWHRLWLGVALYLLFSVALGVAFALGDVAEPAATAIGLAVSLLIGLGAADYWRWTLERRGWRLVAVLRVDAAVDAEDLYIRSRGAGSSAAVSVAPLPQTFPPAMPPSARGNEAFPRLL; from the coding sequence ATGCGATTTTACACCATCCATGAGCGCCCCGCGCAGACAGCCGGCGGCGACGCAGAGGTGTTGGCGATTGCCTCGGGCTTCCGCTGGTGGGCCGCGATCGCGCCAATCGTCTGGCTGCTGTGGCACCGGCTCTGGCTCGGCGTCGCGCTCTATCTGCTGTTCAGCGTCGCGCTCGGCGTGGCCTTTGCGCTGGGTGACGTTGCCGAACCGGCGGCGACGGCCATTGGCCTGGCGGTCAGCCTGCTGATCGGACTCGGTGCGGCTGACTATTGGCGCTGGACACTGGAGCGGCGCGGCTGGCGGCTGGTCGCCGTGCTGCGCGTCGACGCGGCGGTCGATGCCGAAGATCTCTATATCCGCAGTCGAGGCGCCGGCAGCAGCGCGGCCGTCAGTGTTGCGCCCCTGCCGCAGACTTTCCCGCCCGCCATGCCGCCATCTGCACGCGGCAACGAAGCCTTTCCGAGGCTGTTATGA
- a CDS encoding GNAT family N-acetyltransferase, which produces MNAKVKTTAPNAVIEKVEALNDDELDELCDAAEKAILDGNGFGWLKAPSRTVLERYWRGVLLMPQRDLFVARLDGAVVGSSQLLRPPPNNEAQAHSAQITSFFIAPGARGFGLARGLIRLAEDIARDGGYRQIDLDMRASQQAAIQLAEGAGYQRWGTKPRYALVDGVYVDGYFYSKSLVAE; this is translated from the coding sequence ATGAATGCCAAAGTGAAAACCACCGCGCCGAATGCCGTGATCGAAAAGGTCGAGGCGCTGAACGACGACGAACTCGACGAGCTGTGCGACGCCGCCGAGAAGGCGATCCTCGATGGCAACGGTTTCGGCTGGCTCAAGGCGCCCTCGCGCACCGTGCTGGAACGCTACTGGCGGGGCGTGCTGCTGATGCCGCAGCGCGATCTGTTCGTGGCGCGGCTCGATGGCGCCGTGGTCGGTTCCAGCCAGCTGCTGCGCCCGCCGCCGAACAACGAGGCGCAGGCGCATTCGGCGCAGATCACCTCCTTCTTCATCGCGCCCGGCGCACGCGGTTTCGGCCTGGCGCGCGGCCTGATCAGGCTGGCGGAAGACATCGCGCGCGATGGCGGCTATCGCCAGATCGATCTCGACATGCGTGCCAGCCAGCAGGCCGCGATCCAGCTGGCCGAAGGCGCGGGCTATCAGCGCTGGGGCACCAAGCCGCGCTATGCGCTGGTCGATGGCGTCTATGTCGACGGCTATTTCTATTCCAAGAGTCTGGTGGCCGAATGA
- the hisH gene encoding imidazole glycerol phosphate synthase subunit HisH, protein MKRVALIDYGSGNLRSAAKAIQRAADENAIALDLRVTAKTEDVTAADAIVLPGVGAFADCYRGLSSLGGMIDALNDQVIAKAKPFLGICVGMQLMASVGREHGEHKGLGWIDGAVELLKPSDAALKIPHMGWNQLNLRQPQHPVLAGIHSGDHAYFVHSYHFAAQDRGNVLAEADYGGPVLAAIGRDNMVGTQFHPEKSQATGLRLLANFLRWRP, encoded by the coding sequence ATGAAACGCGTCGCATTGATCGATTATGGTTCCGGCAATCTGCGCTCCGCCGCCAAGGCGATCCAGCGTGCCGCCGATGAGAACGCGATTGCGCTCGATCTCAGGGTGACGGCGAAGACCGAGGATGTGACGGCAGCGGATGCCATCGTGCTGCCCGGCGTCGGCGCCTTTGCCGATTGCTACCGGGGTCTCAGCAGCCTGGGGGGTATGATCGACGCGCTGAACGATCAGGTCATCGCAAAAGCGAAACCGTTTCTGGGTATCTGCGTCGGCATGCAGCTGATGGCCAGCGTCGGCCGCGAGCATGGCGAACACAAGGGGCTGGGCTGGATCGACGGCGCCGTCGAACTGCTCAAGCCGTCTGACGCTGCACTGAAGATTCCGCATATGGGCTGGAACCAGCTCAACCTGCGGCAACCGCAGCATCCGGTGCTGGCCGGCATTCATTCCGGCGATCATGCCTATTTCGTGCACAGCTATCATTTTGCGGCGCAGGACCGCGGCAATGTGCTCGCCGAGGCCGACTATGGCGGCCCGGTTCTGGCCGCAATTGGCCGCGACAATATGGTGGGCACGCAGTTCCATCCGGAAAAGAGCCAGGCCACCGGGTTGCGCCTGCTGGCGAACTTCCTGCGATGGCGCCCCTAA
- the hisB gene encoding imidazoleglycerol-phosphate dehydratase HisB, producing MARTASVARKTNETEISVKLDLDGQGTYKVSTGVGFLDHMLEQLSRHSLIDLEVQARGDIHIDFHHLTEDTGIAIGEAVSKALGDRKGITRYADALIPMDETLTRVAMDVSNRPYLIWKVNFTKPKLGDMDTELFKEWFQAFAQNAGITLHVENLYGENNHHIVESCYKGVARALRHAITLDARSPHAVPSTKGKL from the coding sequence ATGGCCCGTACGGCCAGCGTTGCGCGGAAAACCAACGAAACCGAGATCTCGGTCAAGCTCGACCTCGATGGTCAGGGCACCTACAAGGTGTCGACCGGCGTCGGTTTCCTCGACCATATGCTCGAGCAGCTTTCGCGGCACAGCCTGATCGACCTTGAGGTCCAGGCCAGGGGCGACATCCATATCGATTTCCACCACCTGACCGAAGACACCGGCATCGCCATCGGCGAAGCCGTGTCCAAGGCGCTCGGCGACCGCAAGGGCATCACGCGCTATGCCGATGCGCTGATCCCGATGGACGAGACGCTGACCCGCGTCGCCATGGACGTGTCGAACCGTCCGTACCTGATCTGGAAGGTGAACTTCACCAAGCCCAAGCTTGGCGACATGGACACTGAATTGTTCAAGGAGTGGTTCCAGGCGTTTGCGCAGAATGCCGGCATCACTTTGCATGTCGAGAATCTCTATGGTGAGAACAATCACCATATCGTCGAGTCCTGCTACAAGGGCGTCGCGCGCGCATTGCGACACGCCATTACGCTCGACGCCCGCAGCCCGCATGCGGTGCCGTCGACCAAGGGCAAGCTCTAA
- a CDS encoding phosphoribosyl-ATP diphosphatase: protein MSENRDTLERLYETIKSRKGGDPAVSHTAKLFAKGRAKIAQKMGEEAVELAIAAVAETREEVISESADLVFHLLVLWAECGVTIEDVRAELRRREGLSGIEEKKARQLT from the coding sequence ATGAGCGAGAACCGCGACACGCTGGAACGGCTGTACGAGACGATCAAATCGCGCAAGGGCGGCGACCCGGCCGTGTCGCATACCGCCAAACTCTTCGCCAAGGGCCGCGCCAAGATCGCGCAGAAGATGGGTGAGGAAGCCGTCGAGCTGGCGATTGCCGCCGTCGCCGAGACGCGTGAGGAAGTCATCTCGGAAAGCGCCGACCTGGTCTTCCACCTGCTGGTGCTGTGGGCCGAATGCGGCGTGACCATCGAGGATGTGCGCGCCGAGCTGCGCCGCCGCGAAGGCCTCTCGGGCATCGAGGAAAAGAAGGCCCGCCAGCTTACCTGA